In Microvirga terrae, a single window of DNA contains:
- a CDS encoding YidH family protein, translating to MSLDNGKRTVIAQSNSSQTPVELSSRRTGMSFQRTRISADRTLMSVIRTSLSLISFGFTFYQVFGKLRESGTTTHAASGNFGIALVLLGIAMIILGILYHIQFMMGLRHERQAMKNTGLVHGESLFPVSLTLLTALVLLAIGVVAIVSMVFQVGPFS from the coding sequence ATGTCACTCGATAATGGAAAGCGCACGGTTATTGCGCAGTCCAACTCCAGTCAAACTCCAGTAGAGCTGTCGTCACGCCGCACGGGGATGTCGTTCCAGCGCACACGCATCAGTGCCGACCGTACCTTGATGTCGGTAATCCGTACCTCACTGTCGCTGATTAGCTTCGGCTTCACGTTCTACCAAGTCTTCGGGAAGCTGCGGGAATCGGGAACAACTACTCATGCCGCCTCCGGCAACTTCGGCATCGCCCTAGTGCTGCTCGGCATCGCGATGATCATCCTGGGCATCCTCTATCACATCCAGTTCATGATGGGTTTGCGCCACGAGCGCCAAGCTATGAAGAACACTGGCCTCGTACATGGCGAGAGCCTGTTTCCAGTCTCGCTCACGCTGCTCACAGCTTTGGTCCTTCTCGCCATCGGCGTGGTGGCGATCGTGAGCATGGTGTTTCAGGTTGGGCCGTTCAGTTGA
- a CDS encoding CHASE2 domain-containing protein codes for MKRRSRPRITVIAVLLAGLWGASLAWSHWRGGIGLLDRIEAPLTDLRFLLQGPRPAPDSIAIIAIDDETVQTAGSYPLSRIKVARLIDAVGRMGAKMVALDLLFLDPGQAKADQALATAVSKIPSVLAAAATFDGSAQTLLGSSGSELDRVPSARSILLPIKSLREAAAIGAVNLSTDPSGVPRHVPLLIRSGDRLVPSFPLRAAAIVARHDPIIGRSQIDVGPQTISADLGYSLPLRFYGPRGSIRTFSASEIIKGRLNATAIRNKVVVIGATVTGGGDFFPTPFDSVLPGVEVMATAIAHLIEGDELIRDWRVRLVDGGVAVALPVLLVLLLSWHRSIWGFVAITGAALLWVGLTAVTFAYGIWLSAALPLAAATPPVILFGGTRLWLDRKRAEELAEESSTLRNFQSPSLVEKLRRDPTFLAQPVRQGAALIFIDLSGFTGLSEIIGPDQTREIIRGFHTLVGDEAAQRHGVVGNFMGDGAMVIFGIPEPSSDDACHAIVTCVGLSSRTQTWLSSLPAPIRSRLGFKIGAHYGTIIASRLGTDHHQHITAIGDTVNVASRLMEVAATHRAEVALSEDLLRAARAGCSALESGLLSGKFEASIRGRSGTIAVRLWRSRTGDQANTT; via the coding sequence GTGAAGCGTCGCAGTCGGCCTCGTATAACTGTGATTGCCGTCCTGCTTGCAGGTCTCTGGGGTGCTAGCCTCGCCTGGTCTCATTGGCGCGGCGGCATCGGCCTTCTTGATCGTATTGAAGCACCACTCACGGACCTACGCTTTCTACTGCAAGGCCCACGGCCGGCTCCGGACTCGATTGCGATCATCGCCATTGATGATGAGACGGTGCAGACAGCCGGCTCCTACCCGCTCTCACGCATTAAGGTTGCTCGGCTGATTGACGCCGTAGGCAGGATGGGGGCGAAGATGGTCGCGCTCGATCTTCTCTTCCTCGACCCTGGACAAGCGAAGGCGGATCAAGCCTTGGCAACAGCGGTCAGCAAAATACCAAGCGTCCTTGCCGCGGCAGCCACTTTCGATGGCTCGGCTCAAACCTTACTTGGAAGCTCCGGCAGTGAACTTGATAGGGTACCATCCGCGCGCAGTATATTGCTACCTATCAAATCTCTCAGAGAGGCTGCGGCTATAGGTGCTGTCAACCTCTCCACGGATCCATCGGGCGTCCCACGTCACGTTCCTCTCTTGATTCGGTCCGGTGACCGGCTTGTTCCATCATTCCCTCTCCGGGCAGCTGCTATTGTGGCACGCCACGATCCTATCATCGGCCGGAGCCAAATTGATGTCGGTCCTCAGACCATCAGTGCCGATCTGGGGTACTCGCTACCTCTTCGCTTCTATGGGCCGCGGGGCTCTATCCGCACATTTAGTGCGAGTGAGATTATCAAGGGGAGACTTAACGCAACTGCCATTCGCAACAAGGTGGTCGTCATCGGCGCGACGGTCACTGGAGGCGGAGACTTTTTCCCAACACCATTCGATTCCGTGCTGCCCGGAGTCGAAGTCATGGCAACCGCGATCGCACATTTGATTGAAGGAGACGAACTGATCCGCGATTGGCGCGTGCGGCTCGTCGATGGTGGTGTGGCAGTTGCTTTGCCTGTGCTTCTGGTGCTTCTCTTGTCATGGCATCGCAGCATCTGGGGCTTTGTCGCCATCACAGGTGCCGCCCTGCTTTGGGTCGGACTGACGGCAGTGACCTTTGCATACGGTATCTGGCTCAGTGCAGCGCTGCCACTGGCCGCCGCCACACCACCAGTAATCCTGTTCGGTGGAACGCGGCTCTGGCTCGATCGCAAGCGGGCGGAGGAGCTTGCCGAGGAGAGCAGCACGTTACGAAACTTTCAGTCCCCAAGTCTGGTTGAGAAACTGAGGCGTGATCCGACTTTTCTTGCCCAGCCCGTTCGACAAGGGGCTGCCCTGATCTTCATTGACTTATCAGGCTTTACAGGATTAAGCGAAATAATCGGTCCAGATCAGACGCGGGAGATCATCAGAGGCTTTCACACGCTTGTTGGTGATGAGGCTGCTCAACGTCACGGGGTAGTCGGTAACTTCATGGGCGACGGCGCAATGGTCATCTTCGGGATTCCGGAACCAAGCTCCGACGATGCCTGTCATGCGATAGTGACTTGCGTCGGCCTCAGCTCGCGTACACAGACTTGGCTCAGCTCATTGCCGGCACCTATTCGATCGCGCCTCGGCTTCAAGATTGGAGCTCATTACGGCACGATCATTGCGTCTCGCTTGGGAACTGATCATCATCAACACATTACAGCGATAGGTGACACGGTCAATGTGGCGAGCCGCCTGATGGAAGTCGCAGCTACCCATCGTGCAGAGGTTGCTTTGAGCGAGGATCTTCTCCGTGCGGCCAGAGCAGGTTGCTCAGCCCTCGAGTCCGGCCTGTTGAGCGGCAAATTTGAGGCATCGATTCGCGGCCGTTCTGGCACGATTGCAGTCCGACTTTGGCGAAGCCGGACAGGGGATCAGGCGAACACCACCTGA
- a CDS encoding FecR domain-containing protein encodes MICRWSDWQDCRHVRLVVPILVAALAGLFTADAALAQGAGCILHPASAPSRQVLLCRNGLSLEAENGADYTLEDSDRDGEPDVVNLQTRAVLVNVEPRSSARHFQVRTPQAIAAVRGTQWAVEVVGSKTSVFVLRGRVGVHRSNTQRGVTLMPGEGVDVEPGTAPLTVRRWPTARANALLARFGRQLQ; translated from the coding sequence ATGATTTGCCGATGGTCTGATTGGCAGGATTGCCGCCATGTCAGGTTAGTTGTTCCGATCCTCGTGGCGGCGCTCGCCGGACTTTTCACGGCAGACGCAGCTTTGGCCCAGGGAGCAGGATGTATCTTACATCCTGCCAGCGCCCCATCCAGGCAGGTGCTTCTCTGTCGGAACGGCCTTAGCCTTGAGGCTGAGAATGGTGCCGATTACACGCTTGAGGACAGCGACCGAGATGGGGAGCCGGATGTAGTGAATCTTCAGACCCGTGCGGTCCTGGTTAACGTAGAGCCCCGCTCCAGCGCACGCCACTTCCAGGTCCGGACTCCGCAAGCGATCGCTGCCGTGCGCGGTACCCAGTGGGCTGTCGAGGTTGTAGGGAGTAAGACATCGGTCTTCGTGCTGCGCGGTCGTGTTGGTGTCCACAGATCGAACACCCAAAGGGGTGTGACCCTGATGCCGGGGGAAGGCGTCGATGTCGAACCTGGAACGGCGCCGCTGACGGTTCGGCGGTGGCCTACTGCGCGGGCGAACGCTCTGCTCGCCCGCTTCGGGCGGCAACTGCAGTGA
- a CDS encoding cupin domain-containing protein translates to MSIAFIHSRGAEPPIRIPAIGLDLYVRMPGSASGDAFTIIETTNAPGAGPPRHRHREAEIFRVLEGRYLYEVEGRRFYAEEGDVVSIPGGAEHGFVNVTDKPARQYILITPALDAAAFFTELAGVMKEGVPDRLVLNAFGARWQVEFLGPPVSRTETPTG, encoded by the coding sequence ATGAGCATCGCATTCATCCATTCCAGGGGGGCGGAGCCGCCGATCAGGATCCCGGCAATCGGGCTCGATCTCTACGTCCGCATGCCCGGCTCGGCGAGCGGTGACGCCTTCACCATCATCGAGACGACCAATGCGCCCGGAGCTGGCCCGCCGCGGCATCGGCATCGCGAAGCGGAGATCTTCCGCGTCCTCGAAGGGCGCTACCTCTACGAGGTCGAGGGCCGCCGCTTCTATGCCGAGGAAGGCGATGTGGTGAGCATCCCGGGCGGCGCCGAGCATGGCTTTGTCAACGTGACCGATAAGCCCGCCCGCCAATACATCCTGATCACGCCGGCCCTGGATGCTGCTGCCTTCTTCACCGAGCTTGCCGGCGTCATGAAGGAGGGTGTGCCGGACCGCTTGGTCCTCAACGCCTTCGGCGCCCGGTGGCAGGTGGAGTTCCTCGGACCGCCGGTGAGCCGCACCGAAACCCCGACGGGCTGA
- a CDS encoding response regulator: MLGGRERDQYPGAFWEQQRILSGEGKAMRILVAEDDPLVLLSAAEHLRDEGFEVIEAPTGEQALALFPRNLPIHVLLTDIRMPGRVDGWELARRIRDQDPDVAVIYVTGYSDLPASPVSGSLFFNKPYRMERIVEAIHALHEHPKISAGSPRGAD, translated from the coding sequence GTGCTGGGTGGTCGTGAGCGGGATCAGTATCCCGGCGCATTTTGGGAACAGCAACGGATCCTCTCTGGCGAGGGCAAAGCAATGCGCATTCTAGTGGCTGAAGATGACCCGCTTGTTCTCCTGAGTGCCGCAGAGCATCTGCGCGACGAAGGCTTTGAGGTCATAGAAGCGCCCACTGGTGAGCAGGCACTGGCATTGTTCCCCCGCAACCTTCCCATTCATGTGCTCCTCACAGACATCAGGATGCCTGGAAGAGTCGATGGATGGGAATTGGCGAGGCGCATTCGGGACCAAGATCCAGATGTGGCCGTGATCTACGTGACCGGCTACTCGGATCTTCCGGCCTCGCCGGTGAGTGGGAGTTTGTTCTTCAACAAGCCCTATCGGATGGAGCGAATTGTAGAGGCTATCCACGCTCTGCATGAACATCCCAAGATAAGTGCGGGATCACCGAGAGGCGCGGATTAG
- a CDS encoding DUF6894 family protein has protein sequence MRCFVHLVNGAEIIPNDPGLEASDVVTSEEMALQAIEDIRNEGLELGGSWRGWRLDIVDASGHILLSTVRFITAGQ, from the coding sequence ATGCGCTGTTTCGTCCATCTTGTGAATGGCGCCGAGATTATCCCCAATGACCCGGGGCTCGAAGCGTCGGACGTAGTCACGTCCGAGGAAATGGCCCTGCAGGCTATCGAGGATATCCGGAACGAGGGGCTTGAACTCGGCGGATCGTGGCGCGGGTGGCGGCTCGATATCGTGGATGCCTCCGGTCATATTCTCCTGTCGACTGTGAGATTCATCACAGCCGGCCAATGA